Part of the Candidatus Margulisiibacteriota bacterium genome, TGAGGGCAGATGAAAATTACTAACTACAATGATACGGACTATGAGCAAGGCTTCTGGTCCGAGCGTTTATATGAAGACCTCATTGAAAAATATAACATTCAGAAACTTTTAAATAAGGAATACGGCTCTTTTATAGATATCGGTGGTGGCTTTGGCCGTCTGGTACCGGTTTATATAGATAGGGTAAAAACAGAATCTGTCTTGCTGGATTACTCCGATAAACTGCTGGATAGCGCCAAGGCCAAATATAATGATATCAAAAAATTGAAACCGGTACAGGGCAGCTTCTATGAGTTACCTTTTAAAGATAACAATTTTGATGGCGGCTTATCAGTAAGAGTACTGCATCATGTGGAAAACGTTCCGCAATACTTGAAAGAACTGAATAGGGTTTTAAAAAAAGACGCGATTTTTATTTTGGAGTACGCCAATAAAAGGAATCTGTTGGAAATAATCAGGTTTTTTCTGGGCCGCAGCAAAATAAAACCATTTTCCGTAGAACCGGATAACCGCAGCGACAAAGGCCTGACCATAAATTTTCATCCGCTATACATTAAAAAGATGCTGGATGAACATGGTTTTGTCGTTGAAAAAATGATTGCTTCTTCTTTATTCAGAATGCCAATTCTAAAAAAATTCATAGGGCAAAAAATGTTGTATAATATGGAAAAAATGATTCCTGCTTTTTTAAAAAACGGGGCATTAAGTCCCAGTATTTTTTTAAGGATAAGAAAAAAATAATGCCAAAACGAAAAGACATAAAAAAAATTTTGATTATAGGTTCAGGCCCGATCATTATCGGACAGGCCTGTGAATTTGACTATTCCGGGACCCAGGCAGTCAAGGCTTTGCGTGAAGAAGGTTATCAGGTAGTGCTGATTAACAGTAATCCGGCCTCGATCATGACCGATCCGGAATTGGCCGATAAAACTTATATAGAACCTATTACTCCGGAAGTCGTTGAAGAGATTATAAAAATCGAAAAACCGGATGCCATGTTGCCCACAATGGGCGGACAGACCGCTCTGAATATTGCTCTGGTTCTTTCTGAAAACGGTGTGCTGCAAAAGTACGGTGTAGAGCTTATCGGTGCCAAATTTGAAGCCATTAAAAAGGCAGAAGACCGCAAACTGTTCAAAGAAGCCATGAAGAAAATAAATATACAGGTGCCGGCTTCGGACCTGGCCTATTCTGTGGCTGATGCTTTAAAGATTGCGCAGAGAATAGGATATCCGCTAATTATCAGGCCGGCGTTTACCCTGGGTGGTACAGGCGGAGGCATAGCTTACAATGTGGAAGAACTGAATAATGTAGTCAGTAACGGTCTTAAAGAAAGCCCCATCGGTCAGGTGCTTGTTGAACAGTCGGTGATCGGCTGGAAAGAATATGAACTTGAGGTAATGAAAGACAAAAACGATAATGTTTCCATTATTTGTTCCATCGAGAATTTTGATCCTATGGGAGTGCATACAGGGGATAGTATTACAGTAGCACCGGCCCAAACACTTACTGATAAAGAATATCAACGCCTTCGAGATTACTCTATAGCTATTATGCGGGAAATAGGAGTAGATACCGGAGGTAGCAACATCCAATTCGCTGTTAATCCGGATAACGGAGATGTAATTGTAATAGAAATGAACCCCAGAGTATCGCGCAGTTCAGCGCTGGCTTCCAAGGCTACCGGCTTCCCGATTGCCAAAATTGCCGCCAAGCTGGCAGTCGGCCTTACTCTTGATGAAATACCCAATGATATTACCAGAGAAACACCGGCATCTTTTGAGCCGACCATAGATTACGTGGTAGTAAAAATTCCCAGGTTCGCCTTTGAAAAATTTCGCAACACTAACGAGATATTAAATACGACCATGAAATCTGTGGGTGAAGCCATGTCTATCGGCAGAACTTTTAAAGAATCCATGAACAAGGCTTTGCGGTCTATGGAAATAGGCCACTATGGTTTTGACGAAGGCAAAGATGTTGAGCTGAAAGTACTCAAGGATAAACTTATTTTTCCTAATGCCTCAAGAGTATTTTATATAAAATCCGCTTTTAAAAAAGGTCTTTCTATAGATGATATTTTTGAGCTGACCAAAATAGACCGCTGGTTCCTTAACCAGCTTTGGGAATTATATGAGTTGGAACTGAAAATTGAGCAGGAAAAACCATTGTCCAAAGAAACTTTAAAACAAGCAAAGAGCTGGGGCTTTTCCGATAATTTTCTGGCCAGATTAACTGGTGCTTCAGAAAAAGAGATCATGGCCCTGAGAAAAAAACACAAGATTATTCCTGTCTATAAAATGGTAGACACCTGCGGCGCGGAATTTGTGGCCAAGACGCCTTATTATTATTCCACTTACGATGAAGAAGATGAGATAATGGATACTAAAAAAGATAAAATTATGGTGCTGGGCGGCGGCCCAAACAGGATAGGGCAGGGTATAGAGTTTGATTACTGCTGTGTCCATGCTTCTCTGGCAATTCGCGATATGGGGCTGGAATCTATTATGGTGAACAGCAACCCTGAAACTGTAAGTACCGATTACGATATATCCGATCATCTGTTTTTTGAACCGTTAACCTTTGAAGATGTTATGGCCATTATCGACAGAGAAAAACCCAAAGGTGTTATCGTCCAGTTTGGCGGACAGACACCCTTAAAGCTGGCTAACCGGCTCATGGAAGCAGGTGCGCCCATTATAGGTACTTCACCGAAATCCATTGATGTGGCCGAAGATCGTGAATTATTCGGGGAACTGGTGAATAGACTGAAATTATTACAACCTGAAAATGGTATCGCCCGCAATTTCGAGGAAGCCAGAAAAATTGCCGGAAAGATCGGCTATCCGGTGGTTGTCCGTCCTTCTTATGTTCTTGGCGGCCGGGCCATGGAAGTTGTTTATGACGAAGTTGACCTTAAACGTTATATGGCCGAGGCTGTTATAGTCTCCGAAGACAAACCTATACTTATTGATCGTTTTCTTGAAGAAGCAGTGGAAATAGATGTGGACGCTCTGGCCGATGAACATGAGTGCGTTATAGCCGGTATCATGGAACATATAGAAGAAGCAGGTATCCATTCCGGAGACAGTGCCTGCATACTTCCGACACAGCATATAAGCGAAAAAATACTGGAAGAAATAAAATATATCACCAAAACACTGGCCAGGGAACTGAAAGTAATCGGACTTATGAATATTCAACTGGCAGTTAAGGGTCAAAAAGTATACATTCTGGAAGTAAATCCCAGAGCATCGAGGACAGTGCCCTTTGTGTCCAAAGCTACAGGAGTGGCCTGGGCAAAGATCGCAACCAAAGTTATGTTGGGCAAAACCATCAAAGAACTGGGTGTGAAAGAAGTAATACCTAAACATGTATCTGTTAAAGAAGCTGTGTTGCCGTTTAATAAATTCAGCAATCAGGATACAATCCTTGGCCCGGAAATGAAATCAACCGGAGAGGTGATGGGCATATCTGATAATTTCGGCAGTGCTTTTGCCAAATCACAAATAGCGGCCGGTGAAAAGTTTCCGACCGGCGGGACGGTTTTTGTCTCGGTAAACGATCGTGATAAACTGAAAGTGGTCCCAATTGTTCAGAAACTGATTGAATTAGGTTTTAATATAATATCAACCAAAGGTACGGCCAATGTCCTGAAAGAAAATAATCTTAAGGTAAAAGAAGTATTAAAAGTTCATGAAGGTCGTCCCAATATTACGGATATGATCCGCAACAAGGAAATTCAGCTGATTATTAACACCCCGCTGGGTAAAACTGCGCATATAGATGATAAGGTTATTCGTCAGACCGCTCTTAAATATAAGGCATTCACTATAACTACAATTTCTGCGGCTTCAGCCGCGGCTTACGCTATAGAGAAAGTACAGATGAATAAATTTCAGGTTAAATCGCTGCAGGAATATTATCAGGGCTGAGCAACTAAACTTTTCAGATAATTTTCCATTTCCGAATACTCCAGATAGGAAACCTCTCCATCATCAAATGAAGTGTAACGTTTAAGACTTTTTTCATTGATTTTTTCCAGCAAATCCAGTGCCTCAAAATAATCCGGCAGTGAAGTTCTGTGCCTTAGTATTTTACAGGTTTTCTGGCCGAGACTGGTTACTCTGTAATAATAAGTTGTGGTGTTATCAGATGCGCTTAAAGTAATCTGGTTATTTTTTAGTTCCTGGAAATCTCCAAACTTAGTCCATTCTTTATTGGCTTTGTCCGCTTTTGGCTGAGCTTTGTCTCTTTCCTTTCGCAGAACAGCTAATCGTTTGTCCTTACATTTAATTTTTTTCTCGAGATTGTATTTGTTAAAACAACGAAGAATAAATCCGAATATTCTATAAAACAAACTTTCAGAAATTGTCTCCAATTCCTTTTTTATTTTTTTGACGTCTTCAATATTGTTTTTTATATTCTGCAGGTTTTTGGCAGATTGAGTCATTTCCAGGTAAAGTTTATTGCGTTTCTCATTGTATCCCCTCTTTGTTGCCAATACAATAATTTTGTGTTTAGCCATGATATTCAGAATTGACAGGTTCCTTTCTATCGCCAGTTTTTCCTTATTTTTTAAGACGTTCATTATATACAGAAAATACCTTCCGAAAAGAATGTCATTTTCGGTTGAGTCTTTTACAGGAATGTTAACAGATAATATCTTGGAGTAAATTCTACTCATCAATTTTCCTCATAAATTATTATCAATATATCGGAACTAAAATTTAAGAAAATCAGGAAGTTTAGTTCCCCGTTTGTCGGATTTTTTCCAGTTCCTGGCGCAGCATAAACTTTTTCAGGATTTGTTTTACACTGCTGTCCTTTAAGTCTTTAACATAATCCCAGGCTGTTTTGTTGAATTTATCTTTTATGTCCAGATTAATTCCAGGTTTATCCAGCAATTTTTGTAATACTTCTGTCTTGTTATTTTGTA contains:
- a CDS encoding class I SAM-dependent methyltransferase, with amino-acid sequence MKITNYNDTDYEQGFWSERLYEDLIEKYNIQKLLNKEYGSFIDIGGGFGRLVPVYIDRVKTESVLLDYSDKLLDSAKAKYNDIKKLKPVQGSFYELPFKDNNFDGGLSVRVLHHVENVPQYLKELNRVLKKDAIFILEYANKRNLLEIIRFFLGRSKIKPFSVEPDNRSDKGLTINFHPLYIKKMLDEHGFVVEKMIASSLFRMPILKKFIGQKMLYNMEKMIPAFLKNGALSPSIFLRIRKK
- the carB gene encoding carbamoyl-phosphate synthase large subunit; its protein translation is MPKRKDIKKILIIGSGPIIIGQACEFDYSGTQAVKALREEGYQVVLINSNPASIMTDPELADKTYIEPITPEVVEEIIKIEKPDAMLPTMGGQTALNIALVLSENGVLQKYGVELIGAKFEAIKKAEDRKLFKEAMKKINIQVPASDLAYSVADALKIAQRIGYPLIIRPAFTLGGTGGGIAYNVEELNNVVSNGLKESPIGQVLVEQSVIGWKEYELEVMKDKNDNVSIICSIENFDPMGVHTGDSITVAPAQTLTDKEYQRLRDYSIAIMREIGVDTGGSNIQFAVNPDNGDVIVIEMNPRVSRSSALASKATGFPIAKIAAKLAVGLTLDEIPNDITRETPASFEPTIDYVVVKIPRFAFEKFRNTNEILNTTMKSVGEAMSIGRTFKESMNKALRSMEIGHYGFDEGKDVELKVLKDKLIFPNASRVFYIKSAFKKGLSIDDIFELTKIDRWFLNQLWELYELELKIEQEKPLSKETLKQAKSWGFSDNFLARLTGASEKEIMALRKKHKIIPVYKMVDTCGAEFVAKTPYYYSTYDEEDEIMDTKKDKIMVLGGGPNRIGQGIEFDYCCVHASLAIRDMGLESIMVNSNPETVSTDYDISDHLFFEPLTFEDVMAIIDREKPKGVIVQFGGQTPLKLANRLMEAGAPIIGTSPKSIDVAEDRELFGELVNRLKLLQPENGIARNFEEARKIAGKIGYPVVVRPSYVLGGRAMEVVYDEVDLKRYMAEAVIVSEDKPILIDRFLEEAVEIDVDALADEHECVIAGIMEHIEEAGIHSGDSACILPTQHISEKILEEIKYITKTLARELKVIGLMNIQLAVKGQKVYILEVNPRASRTVPFVSKATGVAWAKIATKVMLGKTIKELGVKEVIPKHVSVKEAVLPFNKFSNQDTILGPEMKSTGEVMGISDNFGSAFAKSQIAAGEKFPTGGTVFVSVNDRDKLKVVPIVQKLIELGFNIISTKGTANVLKENNLKVKEVLKVHEGRPNITDMIRNKEIQLIINTPLGKTAHIDDKVIRQTALKYKAFTITTISAASAAAYAIEKVQMNKFQVKSLQEYYQG